One region of Paucibacter aquatile genomic DNA includes:
- a CDS encoding alpha-E domain-containing protein: protein MLSRTAAQLYWMSRYVERAENLVRMLDVTHSLSLLPQSRGAMTELAAPLAVTGTLEAFTASQQPLEAERLFNFMALDLSNPASVLSCLRQARENAHAVRGQITAEMWEAINSTWLEGREFPKRGIASVSSFFDWVKERSHLFRGATYGTLQRNDAYCFIRLGTFIERADNTARLLDVKSQLIEPAVDSLMPLDMPTESAPDFYAWSALLRSLSAFEAYHAVYRDALDSRRVTELLILRPDVPRSLRACCDEIREILPLIEARSGALDAGRQVKLLAGRLALRLAYGEVGEILATGVHRWLTGFLEESAQLSDAIRLAYLEAN, encoded by the coding sequence ATGCTGTCGAGAACCGCCGCCCAGCTCTACTGGATGAGCCGCTATGTCGAGCGCGCCGAGAACCTCGTGCGCATGCTGGACGTCACCCATTCACTTTCCCTGCTGCCGCAGTCGCGCGGCGCCATGACCGAGCTGGCTGCGCCGCTGGCCGTCACCGGCACGCTGGAGGCCTTCACCGCCAGCCAGCAGCCCCTGGAGGCTGAGCGCCTGTTCAACTTCATGGCCCTGGACCTGAGCAACCCGGCCTCGGTGCTGAGCTGCCTGCGCCAGGCGCGCGAGAACGCCCACGCGGTGCGCGGCCAGATCACCGCCGAGATGTGGGAGGCCATCAACAGCACCTGGCTGGAGGGGCGCGAGTTCCCCAAGCGCGGCATCGCCAGCGTCTCCAGCTTTTTCGACTGGGTGAAGGAGCGCTCCCACCTGTTCCGCGGCGCCACCTACGGCACCTTGCAGCGCAACGACGCTTACTGCTTCATCCGCCTGGGCACCTTCATCGAGCGGGCTGACAACACCGCCCGCCTGCTCGATGTGAAGTCGCAGCTGATCGAGCCGGCCGTGGACAGCCTGATGCCGCTGGACATGCCCACCGAGAGCGCGCCCGATTTCTACGCCTGGAGCGCGCTGCTGCGCTCGCTCTCGGCCTTCGAGGCCTATCACGCGGTCTACCGCGACGCGCTGGACAGCCGGCGCGTGACCGAGCTGCTGATCCTGCGCCCCGATGTGCCGCGCTCGCTGCGCGCCTGCTGCGACGAGATCCGTGAGATCCTGCCCCTGATCGAGGCGCGCAGCGGCGCGCTCGACGCCGGCCGCCAGGTCAAGCTGCTGGCCGGCCGCCTGGCCCTGCGCCTGGCCTATGGCGAGGTGGGCGAGATCCTGGCCACCGGCGTGCACCGCTGGCTGACCGGCTTTCTGGAGGAATCGGCCCAGCTCAGCGACGCAATCCGCCTGGCCTATCTGGAGGCGAACTGA
- a CDS encoding M56 family metallopeptidase, with protein MTEASTWAALATQLLPSLGLQTLVLSGALLLLWLLRPALLRLLGAGATYAAWLALPLLLLGMAWPRSDAFVPAVVLRLQAQALGSWSPDSLLDWSALPEAAGDSAGFAWPVLLVLIWALGVLLCLGLLAARHARLMAGLRFDAEGGCWRSPAGTGPALVGLLRPRLCLAEDFESSFSPAEQRLILAHEAVHQQRRDNLSHLLAHLICALHWFNPLVWWGLRRLRADQELACDARVLQAQPRAALAAYASALLKAQDLQSLTPHFRGSTLACSWQAQHPLLERVQMLKAHHRLPQWRRRLALALTLGLSLGSAGLVHALKPAPATAAKKPAVPPVQAGYHLVETDIDIRINGELKRALRGTTWQSKPNFFFTDKPGESRQDSSWLIRMEPTTLADDKFRLDLVILRGDASVPYASGEDWHGNLRVVAKPALIVKAGEPARIEVSDDKDGQVLRLDLNTHWVISENLSIVKAVVDRAQP; from the coding sequence ATGACTGAGGCCTCCACCTGGGCCGCCCTGGCCACACAGCTGCTGCCCAGCCTGGGCTTGCAAACCCTGGTGCTCAGCGGCGCTCTGCTCTTGCTGTGGCTGCTGCGGCCGGCTTTGCTGCGCCTGCTGGGCGCAGGCGCCACCTACGCGGCCTGGCTGGCCCTGCCGCTGCTCCTGCTCGGCATGGCCTGGCCGCGCTCCGACGCCTTCGTGCCCGCGGTGGTGCTGCGGCTCCAAGCCCAGGCCCTGGGGTCCTGGAGCCCGGACTCCTTGCTCGACTGGTCGGCCTTGCCCGAGGCGGCGGGCGACAGCGCCGGCTTCGCTTGGCCTGTCTTGCTCGTCCTGATCTGGGCGCTTGGGGTGCTGCTGTGCCTGGGCCTGCTGGCCGCGCGTCATGCCCGCTTGATGGCGGGTCTGCGTTTCGATGCCGAGGGCGGCTGCTGGCGTTCACCGGCCGGCACCGGCCCGGCCCTGGTGGGCCTGCTGCGCCCGCGCCTGTGCCTGGCCGAGGATTTTGAGTCCAGCTTCAGCCCCGCCGAGCAGCGCTTGATCCTGGCGCACGAGGCCGTGCACCAGCAGCGCCGCGACAACCTCAGCCATTTGCTGGCTCATCTGATCTGCGCCCTGCACTGGTTCAACCCGTTGGTCTGGTGGGGCCTGCGCCGCCTGCGCGCCGACCAGGAGCTGGCCTGCGATGCCCGTGTGCTGCAAGCGCAGCCGCGCGCCGCCCTGGCCGCCTACGCCAGCGCCTTGCTCAAGGCCCAGGACCTGCAGTCCCTGACGCCCCATTTCCGTGGCAGTACCCTGGCCTGCAGCTGGCAGGCCCAACACCCTTTGCTGGAGAGAGTTCAGATGTTGAAAGCCCACCACCGCCTGCCTCAATGGCGCCGTCGCCTGGCCCTGGCCCTGACCCTGGGGCTCAGCCTCGGCAGCGCCGGCCTGGTTCATGCCTTGAAGCCCGCGCCGGCCACGGCCGCCAAAAAGCCTGCCGTGCCGCCGGTGCAGGCGGGCTATCACCTGGTGGAGACCGACATCGACATCCGCATCAATGGCGAGTTGAAGCGTGCCCTGCGCGGCACCACCTGGCAGTCCAAACCCAATTTCTTTTTCACCGACAAGCCGGGTGAATCGCGTCAGGACTCGTCGTGGTTGATCCGCATGGAACCCACAACGCTGGCCGATGACAAATTCCGTCTCGACTTGGTCATCCTGCGCGGAGACGCCAGCGTGCCCTACGCCTCGGGTGAGGATTGGCACGGCAATCTGCGCGTGGTTGCGAAGCCGGCGCTGATCGTCAAGGCTGGCGAGCCGGCCCGCATCGAGGTCAGCGACGACAAGGACGGCCAGGTGCTGCGCCTGGACTTGAACACCCATTGGGTGATTTCGGAGAACCTGAGCATCGTGAAGGCCGTGGTGGACCGCGCTCAACCTTGA
- a CDS encoding BlaI/MecI/CopY family transcriptional regulator, translated as MAKKDATLPPPISISDAEALVMEVLWQRHPQGADEIAEALAERQDWQLATVKTLVNRLFTKGAISAEKDGRRYLYSPLLRREDWLSSQSLGLIDRLFQGRLTPLVAHFSAQRKLSAAELKALKQLIQDYEND; from the coding sequence ATGGCCAAGAAAGACGCAACCCTGCCGCCACCGATCAGCATCTCGGACGCCGAAGCCCTGGTCATGGAGGTGCTCTGGCAGCGGCATCCGCAAGGCGCCGACGAGATCGCCGAGGCCCTGGCCGAACGCCAGGACTGGCAGCTCGCCACCGTCAAGACCCTGGTCAACCGCCTGTTCACCAAAGGCGCCATCAGCGCCGAGAAAGACGGCCGGCGCTACCTCTACAGCCCCCTGCTGCGCCGCGAAGACTGGCTGAGCAGCCAGAGCCTGGGCTTGATCGACCGCCTGTTCCAGGGCCGGCTGACGCCGCTGGTGGCCCATTTCTCGGCCCAGCGCAAGCTCAGCGCGGCCGAGCTGAAGGCGCTCAAGCAATTGATTCAGGACTATGAAAATGACTGA
- a CDS encoding circularly permuted type 2 ATP-grasp protein: MHALTLPAPGHYDEMLLPSGALRPHYQSFAHWLHAQTPEALAKKRAEADLLFHKVGITFAVYGDEAGAERLIPFDTVPRIVPAEEWRMLEAGLRQRVNALNRFLWDIYHDHEIVKAGLVPAEQVFANAQYQPAMQGLDLPHGIYAHITGVDLIRHADGGYYVLEDNLRVPSGVSYMLENRKMMMRLFPELFAKYPVAPVAHYPTLLLNTLRHASVAENPTVVVLTPGPFNSAYFEHAFLAQQMGVELVEGQDLFVKDEFLYMRTTVGPKRVDVIYRRIDDAFLDPLAFRADSMLGVPGLLSVYKQGHLILANAIGTGVADDKSIYPYVPDMIRFYLGEEPILHNVPTWQCRKPADLDHVLTHMAELVVKEVHGAGGYGMLVGPASTAAEVADFKQRVKANPANYIAQPTLCLSSCPTFVEAGIAPRHIDLRPFVLTGREVNMVAGGLTRVALKQGSLVVNSSQGGGTKDTWILEN; this comes from the coding sequence ATGCACGCCCTCACCCTGCCCGCCCCGGGCCATTACGACGAGATGCTGCTGCCCAGCGGCGCCCTGCGCCCGCATTACCAGTCCTTCGCGCACTGGTTGCATGCCCAGACCCCCGAAGCCCTGGCCAAGAAGCGGGCCGAGGCCGACCTGCTCTTCCACAAGGTCGGCATCACCTTCGCCGTCTATGGCGACGAGGCCGGCGCCGAGCGCCTGATCCCCTTCGACACCGTGCCCCGCATCGTGCCGGCCGAGGAGTGGCGCATGTTGGAAGCCGGCCTGCGCCAGCGCGTCAATGCGCTGAACCGTTTCCTCTGGGACATCTACCACGACCATGAGATCGTCAAAGCCGGCCTGGTGCCGGCCGAGCAGGTCTTCGCCAACGCCCAGTACCAGCCGGCCATGCAGGGCCTGGATCTGCCGCACGGCATCTATGCCCACATCACCGGCGTCGACCTGATCCGCCACGCCGACGGCGGTTATTACGTGCTGGAAGACAACCTACGCGTGCCCAGCGGCGTCAGCTACATGCTGGAAAACCGCAAGATGATGATGCGGCTCTTCCCCGAGCTCTTCGCCAAATACCCGGTGGCGCCGGTGGCCCACTACCCCACCCTGCTGCTCAACACCTTGCGCCATGCCTCGGTGGCCGAGAACCCGACCGTGGTGGTGCTGACCCCGGGCCCCTTCAACAGCGCCTACTTCGAGCATGCCTTCCTGGCCCAGCAAATGGGTGTGGAGCTGGTCGAGGGCCAGGACCTGTTCGTCAAGGACGAGTTTCTCTACATGCGCACCACGGTCGGCCCCAAGCGGGTGGACGTGATCTACCGCCGCATCGACGATGCCTTCCTCGACCCGCTCGCCTTCCGTGCCGATTCGATGTTAGGCGTTCCAGGGCTCTTGTCCGTCTACAAGCAGGGTCACCTGATCCTGGCCAATGCCATCGGCACCGGCGTGGCGGACGACAAGTCCATCTACCCCTATGTGCCGGACATGATCCGCTTCTACCTCGGCGAAGAGCCCATCCTGCACAACGTGCCGACCTGGCAATGCCGCAAGCCGGCCGATCTGGACCATGTGCTCACCCACATGGCCGAGCTGGTGGTGAAGGAAGTGCATGGCGCGGGCGGCTACGGCATGCTGGTCGGCCCGGCCTCGACGGCGGCCGAGGTGGCCGATTTCAAGCAACGGGTCAAGGCCAACCCCGCCAACTACATCGCCCAGCCCACCCTCTGCCTGTCCAGCTGCCCAACCTTTGTCGAGGCCGGCATCGCGCCGCGCCACATCGACCTGCGCCCCTTCGTGCTGACCGGCCGTGAGGTGAATATGGTGGCCGGCGGCCTGACCCGCGTGGCCTTGAAGCAAGGCTCCCTGGTGGTGAACTCCTCGCAAGGCGGCGGCACCAAAGACACCTGGATCCTGGAGAACTGA
- a CDS encoding mechanosensitive ion channel family protein has translation MLTGAVASAQVVAPAPPASAVTAATSAPVQILNRRIAEYRAPFLGVSPAERARRTHLYMNEVLARSGAGEVTVRKEAQGQMLMLDGEMALILTPEDVDVASGATLDSTVAEAKRQLEQLIAETRESRDQRRLWHAALYSLAASLVFVGLLWTVRRGQRALDARLAARMASRSGALHLAGTPLLQRDKLLSFSHWLVLGLGWGLMALISYQWLSLVLSQFPYTRPWGEQLSAYLLAVLLKIGSGVLHALPDLFIALVIFAMARAATGLLKPVFDRIEAGQASLGWMDRDTVRPSRRIINTGIWLFALVMAYPYLPGSGSEAFKGMSVLLGLMISLGASSIVGQGASGLILMFSRTIRVGEYVRVQEHEGTITELGMFTTRIRTGLGEELTLPNSLVMGSVTKNYSRAVQGVGYVVDTTVTIGYDTPWRQVEAMLLEAARRTPGVLELPPARVFQTALSDFYPEYRLVCQAAPSQPRPRAEVLSQLHANIQDVFNEYGVQIMSPHYLGDPASPKFVPRSAWFSAPARPEGAQPAR, from the coding sequence TTGTTGACGGGCGCGGTCGCCTCGGCCCAGGTGGTGGCACCGGCGCCACCCGCATCCGCAGTGACCGCGGCGACCAGCGCCCCGGTGCAGATCCTGAACCGCCGCATTGCCGAGTACCGCGCGCCCTTTCTTGGCGTCAGCCCTGCCGAGCGGGCGCGCCGCACCCATCTCTACATGAACGAGGTGCTGGCCCGCTCAGGAGCTGGCGAGGTGACGGTGCGCAAGGAAGCTCAGGGCCAGATGCTGATGCTGGACGGCGAGATGGCCCTGATCCTGACGCCCGAGGATGTCGATGTAGCCAGCGGAGCCACCCTCGACAGCACGGTGGCCGAGGCCAAGCGCCAGCTGGAGCAGCTGATCGCCGAGACGCGCGAGAGCCGCGACCAGCGCCGGCTGTGGCATGCGGCGCTCTACAGCCTGGCGGCCAGCCTGGTCTTTGTCGGCCTGCTCTGGACCGTGCGGCGCGGCCAACGGGCGCTCGATGCACGCCTGGCGGCCCGCATGGCCTCGCGCAGCGGTGCCTTGCACCTGGCCGGCACGCCGCTGCTGCAGCGCGACAAGCTCTTGAGCTTCAGCCACTGGCTGGTGCTGGGCCTGGGCTGGGGCTTGATGGCCTTGATCAGCTACCAGTGGCTGAGCCTGGTGCTGAGCCAGTTCCCCTACACCCGGCCTTGGGGCGAGCAGCTGAGCGCCTACCTGCTGGCGGTGCTGCTCAAGATCGGCAGCGGCGTGCTGCATGCCTTGCCCGATCTTTTCATCGCGCTGGTGATCTTTGCCATGGCGCGCGCGGCCACCGGCCTGCTCAAGCCGGTGTTCGACCGCATCGAGGCCGGCCAGGCCAGCCTGGGCTGGATGGACCGCGACACCGTGCGCCCCTCGCGCCGCATCATCAACACCGGCATCTGGTTGTTTGCCCTGGTGATGGCCTATCCCTACCTGCCGGGTTCGGGCAGCGAGGCCTTCAAGGGCATGTCGGTGCTGCTGGGCCTGATGATTTCCCTCGGCGCCTCCAGCATCGTCGGCCAGGGCGCCAGTGGCTTGATCCTGATGTTCTCGCGCACCATCCGCGTGGGTGAGTATGTGCGGGTGCAGGAGCATGAGGGCACCATCACCGAGCTGGGCATGTTCACCACCCGCATCCGCACCGGCCTGGGCGAGGAGCTGACCCTGCCCAATTCTCTGGTCATGGGTTCGGTCACCAAGAACTATTCGCGCGCCGTGCAGGGCGTCGGTTATGTCGTCGACACCACGGTGACGATCGGCTACGACACGCCCTGGCGTCAGGTCGAGGCCATGCTGCTGGAGGCGGCCCGGCGCACGCCCGGCGTGCTGGAGCTGCCGCCGGCCCGGGTGTTCCAGACCGCCTTGTCGGATTTCTACCCCGAGTACCGCCTGGTCTGCCAGGCCGCACCCAGCCAGCCACGCCCGCGCGCCGAGGTGCTGAGCCAGCTGCACGCGAACATCCAGGATGTGTTCAACGAGTACGGCGTGCAGATCATGTCGCCGCACTACCTGGGCGACCCGGCCAGCCCGAAGTTTGTGCCGCGCAGCGCCTGGTTCAGCGCGCCGGCCAGGCCCGAAGGGGCGCAGCCAGCCCGGTGA